TACTGAGCGGAATGGTTGCGATCTGTGCGGGAGCGATGCCCGCATCAACCAAAACTTGTTGGGAAATTTTGCAACTGACGACGATACCTCTGAGGTGACGCGAGGCTTTCACCAACTGCTCTAGGAGTTCCATGAGGTTGGCTTGCCCGAACTTGGGATTACCGTGGAACCAGGTTAAAAAAACGGTATTGGAGGGATGGATGCGCTTGTATAGTGCGTCGTGCAAATACACATAGCGGTTGCAGAAATGCAAGATCCGGTTGCGAATCAAATGGCGCTCGAGCGCTAAAAGGTACCAGCAGTTGCCGAGCTTGCCCCACCGTGTATGTCCGATATTCTGCGGGCGAGCAGTCAGTTTTTGTGCCCGCAGACCGCGAACGATATAACGCGTTTCCCAATTCAGTACCCAGTTTCCGCGACCGCCGCCGATATAGTCGATGGTGGTTGCTGTTGCCGTTGGGGAACCGACTGCACCTGCCACGTCCTGCTTCGATTTCGTCATGACCTACCATCTTCCGGCTCATCCAAACTGGGCTGCTGGAGGTCGGACGAGCCTCCGTCCAAGATTACACTACCTTGCAGCGAAACCGTGGAGCGGCTGGCTGCCATAGTTCCCCCGCCCCGCCTCCGCGCGCTATCGACTGCCGCACGGACGCCATCGGTATCCTGCCGGCAGCGGTCGAGGGATTTCTCAGGCAAGTATACATTACAGGTGTTTGAACTTAACGGTGGGACTCGGCTGCCACGCGGTCGGTAGATGCTCTCAGCTTTGCAGGACTGGCAATTGCCGCACCCGGGCACCTGCAGGTGCGGGGCACGGAACGTCGCGAGCTCGGGTGGCGGCGATCGCGGCACTGCGGTATATAAGCCAGCCCTATAGGTTTGCGCAATATCGGTATAAATCCGGATTGGCGAGGACGTAAGGGCATCCTGTTTAAAGATCGGATTCGACAGTCCCGAATCGGGTGTGGAGCAGAATCTTGGGGTGTTGAAACTGAGGACAGGTTCACCTCGGGCGGCGATGACTGCGTGCTTGACCAAAATGAATGGAGAATGCTAGCGTTTCAGTCGTGCAATGCCTTGCTGGTATACGCCAGAGCTAAGCTTAGGTATTATCGATGCTCTAAAGCGTTTGGCTTCAGCTCCAGAGTAGCGATCGTTTGTCACAACAAAAATTCTAGGAAGTCATAACGATGCCAGGTAAGGTTCAGGAGTTTGCCAGTCGGTTTGCCGAGTTTGCCGATCGCTTGGCAAGCCAACGCTTTTATAACTATCCTTTTGGAGTCTCGCCGCGAGCAGAGGCCAGCACCTACCGGGAAATCTGGCTTGCGGCTAAGCAGAATAACTGCCCCGCGATCGATCGACTTGAAGCCAGCCAGGGGTACTCCATCGACAAAGACTGGATGGATGAGCTGGCGTTGTTGACCCAAGTTGTCATCAAAAAATCAGATATTTGCTATCAGCACGGTCGCATCCTTTATGCAGTGCTCTCGTCCTATGTTGCTGCCAGTCAATACGACAGCGTCAACATTGTCGAAACGGGGACCGCAAGAGGCTACTCTAGCTTGTGCATGGCAAAAGCACTGCACGATGCCGGACAGCCGGGCAAAATTTTTACCTTCGATATTCTTCCCCATGACGTCGAAATGTACTGGAATTGCATTGCCGACGATAAAGGGTCGATGTCTCGAGCTGAATTGCTGAAAGCTTACGAGCAGCTCGTAAACAACTACATTGTTTTTATCCAGGGCGATACGCAGATGCAGCTTAGAAAGGTATTCGTCCCGAGAGTTCATCTTGCTTACTTCGATGGAACGCACACCTACGAGTATGTCTTGAGCGAGTTCGGGCACATTGTTGACAAACAGAAATCGGGAGATATTGCCGTTTTTGACGATTACACACCGGAACTTTTTCCAGGCGTCGTGAAAGCAGTGGATGAAATCTGTGCGACCCAGGGATACTCAAAAGAAGTCCTGACTGTCAGCGAGCAACGCGGGTACGCGATCGCTCGCAAAAAGTAGGGTTAGAAAGAATTCCGATGCGATCGCGCCGACGGGTTAAACTATCGACGCGATCGCATTCTTAGCGCCAGTCGTCCCAATCTTCGTTGAAGATCGATGTGTCCGGAAAAGCAATGGGGTTACCGTTGCTTTGCAAGCGATAGCGCAGCTGTTGCACGGGTGCATCGCGGCCGAACCCATCTGAGTCCATAATTTCGTAAGGTAAGATACCTGTTTCTAACGCAAACGCCGCTGTTGTGCCGACCGCTGCACCGGAGGACCACTCAAAGGAATGCACGCGGTAGGCCGCCGCTGCAATATGGCTGGTCGCAATGCTTTTGCCCGCCACAAGGAGGTTATCGATTTCCTGGGGAATCGTCGCGCGCAGCGGTATTTGAAACGGATAGGCTTGCCCGGCTCCCTGGCGTTCGCCTTCGCGTTCGGTGTTGCCCGGCTTTTCTGGCGGGCTTTCGGTCATGCAGGGGTGAAAGTCGATCGCGTAATGACCGATGCCAACGGAGTCGGCATAGATGCGCGATCGCGTTCGTTTCGCGGCATCTTCTGGGGCCATCTCGCCGCTAAGGATGGCGAGCAAGTTTCGCCCGGACAGCTCGGTTTGCAAGCGGCGGTACATCTCTGGAGGCAGTGTCTGACGGTAGTACTCGTCGTCGTAGCCCTGGCGCGAGAGGTCCACTTCCCAGATTGTGAAGCCGTTGGGGTAGGCGGGCGCAGGCCGCCCGATAATCCGTCGCCCTTCGCGGATGTAGGGATATTTTGAGAGTCCGTGGGCCGTGCCCATCGGCGCGTCGAAGCCGGCGACAAAGCGGTAGTTCGGGTGCAGTTGCTTGACCCCTTCACCGAGCTGCGAGTCCGTCGTGCCTGCTACCAGCCAATAGAAGTAGGCGAACGCGTGTTCTTCGCCACGCTGCAGGGTTGCGGTGCGCAGGCCGCCCAGCCAGCCGCCCGGCGCTAGTTGCCCGTCTGCTCGCAGCTGCTCGCGGGTGTAAATCAAGTTGTCCTCGGCCCGGCCCGGCCGGTAATCGTTCCCCCAAGTCCAGTTCTGCATGGAGATATCGCCGGGAGTTGGCTCGCTGAAGCCGATTCCCCCGAAAGTCGCTTCGGGGCCGTCCTCGGGGCTCCAAATGCGCCGGTAAGTAAAGACAAGATCGAAGTTAGCGAGGCGCTCGAGTTCGTAGCTGAAGTATGGGGCGTATTGAGTGTAGAAATCCGGGATGTCGTGAATTTGCGGCTCCTCGGTGGCTTCCATCGCGAAGGTGTAGGTAAAACCTTGGGTGCAGTACGGATCGTTCTCGGTACTTGCAGACGAGGGTTCGAGGTGGCTAAGCGCGTCAATACCCAAGCGGTAGGGGATATCGGCCAAGCCGATCAGCTCTCCAGTCTCCGTTGCTTCGATGACGATCCAATCTCGCGGCGCTGCTCCAGCAGGCGGGATAAACTGCACGACGGTCTTCGTCAGGCGATCGCTATCTTCGTAGCGATAGGCATCTTCGATAATCTGGGACAGCGGCTCGCTGTTGAGCGGTGGGGTCCCCGGTGCGGGTGCGTGCTGGATCGCCGTGACGCTAGCGATGAGGCTGCCACCGGCGGTCGGGGCATCGGGGTTGGTGACGAGGTCGATTTCCTTGGCCACCGTGGACGGGAACCACCGTAAGGTGCCGTCGCCGCGATCTTCGGCATCGCGCAGCTGCTCTAGCAGAATTGCATGGGCGTCTGCAGGGATAAAGCAGGATGCGCTCACCCAGCAGTCACCAGGGTTGAGTTCGCCGTATTCGTCTTCGATGCGATCGCGAAAGTCCAGGTAGCCGCGGGGAAAGAACAGGCGCGACCTCTGAGTCGCCCGTTCGTCTAAGGCTGATGTGCCTTGGGAGGAAATCTGTCCGCCCACCCAATCAGTAATCTCGGTCAAGCAAACCTCGCGTCCGGCCAGCAGGGCTTCGTAAGCTGCTGCCGCGCCGGCCAAACCACCGCCGACGATCAAGATGTCGCACTCGATGGTTTGCGTGGAGGCGGTTACGGCGAGGGTGCGGGGTTGTTGTCCCGACAGGGCGGCGATCGCGAGGGTTAGGGAGATCGCGGCCCGTTGCCGAACGGTACAGAACAATCCAGGCATAGTAAGTTGTGTTGCAGTGCGTGTGAAGAGAGCGGCGATCGCCATTCGGAAATAGCGCGATCGTCCGCCTGTTTTGATAGCAAATGTTGTGATTTGGTTTCGACTTCAGCCGACAGCGCGAGTTGACCCGGGTGCCAAACCGATGGTGCCACATGCTCGAGGCGGTCGTTGCCAGCATGGGCAGCAAGGCGCACATTTTCCTTGCCCAGATGCCGCCACAGCTTCCATAGCTGGGGGTGGTTTTCCCGGTGAAGACCACAAAGCCTCTCAAGAAAGTCCGATAGAAACCTGTCCGGGGTTTTCACCCAATTCCCGACCGCTCCATGTCTTGCAGAGGCTGTTTAAAAAGGGTCCAGCTGGGCATAAGACTCCCCCTGAGCTACCCGTTGAAAAGCGCGATCGTCAGGTTCACTCGTCGTGAGACATGTGCCTAATGTCGCGCAACTCGATTTTTCAAACAGCCTCTCAGCTGTTCGTCTCAGATTCCTTGTGGGTGCCAAGAGATGGGTTAACTGAGAGCACTATCGCAACCACACTTGCAAGCACAGACTTTTCGACTTGGTGCTACGCTTCAAAAAGTCTGTCGATTTGAAAACTCATGAAAAAAATTCTTTTTCTTAGCCTTGTCACTCTGCTCACTTGCACCTCTGCCTCCCAAAAAGTGGTGGCTGATGAGAGGTGGTCGACGGAAGAATACGACGTCGTTTATCAAGAAGACCGGAATAGAACGGCTATTTGGACTTACGGAAGCGTCGGCACGATCTTTATCGACGGTTTGGCAGGAGTGTATACCGACCGAGGCTCCTACACCGGCTATTGGGTGCAAGAAACTTCTTCGTTGCGGTGCGATACCTATAGAGAAGGAGCAGATGGCAAGCCAACGTATCACTGGGGAAGATTTGAGATTGCCTTCATCGACCCAGACTTTCCTTCGCGTTGGCAAGCCAATATTGGACTCTGCGATCGCGAACCCACCATCCGCTTGAACGGTGTGCCCATGACACCTTAAACCGAGAGTTTTGCCAAGCATTCGGCCGCGGTAAATCGACCGAATATTGGCACCAAAAGGTTTCACCAGCGATCGCGCAACCCTCGATCTTGCAGGTGCTGGCGCAGTTCGGTCATCTGTTCGGGGGCGAGCGCGTCGGGCGGCGACAAGTCCGGACGCTCGATCAGCCAACCAGCGGTTGCGCCGGCCGCCGCACCGATACTCCACTCGCCATAGTGGGTGCGAGTAGCACCGTTGGCAATATGCGAGACGGCAATGTTCTTCCCACCGATCAGCAAGTTATCGACGCCTTGCGGAATGAGGCTTTCTAAGGGAATTGCGATTGGTCGGACGACGGTCTCGATCGCAGGCGCGCTACTAGCCTCTCCGGAAGGCGCACCGTTTCGGTAAAGACAACCGTGGATGTCGATGGCGTAATGGGTTACGGCAACGGTGGTGGGCGAGAAGTCTCGGCCGCCGGGCTGGTCGCGACGCAGGTCGGCTTCGCGGATTTGGAACTCGGACTGCCCGTAGGCCGCTCGCCCGAGGATGCGCCGCCCCTCGCGAATGTAGGGCTCTACGCTCAAGCCCGATTGAGTACCTAACAAAGACCCCGCGCCGGCTTCGTAAGCAAGCGGTCGGTCCGGTTGCGCGTGGGTCTCGAGCAGCCAGTGTGCGAAAGCAAAGGCTCGCTGTTCTCCGTGACGCAAGGCGTCGACGGACATGCCGCCGAACCAATTTTGCTGTTGTCCGGCCGCCGCGATCGCCTCGGCATCGAGCAGCAAGGGTGGGTCCATTGCTCCCCAATCGTTCCCGCCATTCCAATTGACGAGGGTGCGATCGCCGCGGGCAGGCATGCCGGTATTGGGGTCGTTGCGCGTCACGCTGAAACCGCGTCGGTAGTGGAAGAAACTACGTCCTGCAAAAAACGGATAGCCGTGCAGTTTAAAGCTGCGGCGGTGTTCGTCCGCCGAAAATGCCAGGGGTTCGTGCGCCAAGGCATCGCGACTGCGACCGCCGTCGTCGCGGATAGCCAACGCAAACGGATAGGTGAATGCCTGCGTACAGGCAGGGTTGTCGCGATCGCTAGCATGTACTTCACCCGTCGTCGCAACGGATTCCGAGCCGAGGCGGTACGGAATGTCCGCCCAGCCGACGAATTCGCCCGTATCGGTCGCGTCGATGACGAGCATACGCTCCCCCGGCGGCGGTTGCAGGTAAAGCGGGATCTTCTCAAACGTGTCGTCACTCGTCCAGGCGTACCACGCGTACAGCTCTTGCGAGAGGCGGCCGCTGGGTATGCGGTCCGGGTTGCTTGGCACGCGACGCACGGCATAGATGGCAGCGATCTCGCGACCCGCCGCATCGAACTCGGCACCTTTGAATGCGATGCGCGCCCCCCAGCGGCTGTTAGGCGATCGCGTCGCAGCATCCTCCAGCACGGAAATTGCTGCCGCCGCTCCTGCCTCTGGCGGGAAGCACAGGTCGCCCACCCAGCAGCTGTTGACATCGGCAACGCGGGTGGAGTCGGGCAAGGTCACATCCGACGGCACGCGCACGGGCCGACGCGCGATCGCGTCCTTAAACGCTTGCCAGCTCTGGGAGAAATTCTGGAGTGCCCGCATTGTCAGGGATTCGTCGATCGCGGCCACGCCCTGGGAGCTAATTTGTCCGCCAAACCAGGGCGATCGCTCGATCGTGCAAGTTTGAGCACCCGAGTGCATGGCATGGGTCGCTGCAGCCACGCCCCCAAGCGACCCGCCGATGACCACAACTTGGCATTCCCACACTTCCTCGGCAACCGGGAGTGGCTCGAGGCGCGGTCGCCCGTTGGGAAGCACGCGCGGACGCTCTGGTGCAGTATCCCGTGCAGTCTCCTCTGAGGCGATCGCATCAGGCTCGGGCAATTCGTCGGTGGAACTCATCGGGACGGTCCTACAGCCAACGGCAAAGCCGACCGCAAACGCCCAAATGGCAAATACCGCGAACGGGGGGCGAATCGCTGGCTGGTTTGGGAATTGCATGGTTAGAAAAGCAAATGCGAGTACCGGACAGCCACATCGACTGCCAGCAACAACCGTCAGGGATTCTACCGCGACCGTTTGCTGGACGCGGTATGGATTTCAGCAAGGCGATCGCGATCCCCTCGGGCGGGCTAAACGACAGCGGCGGCTCGGCGAAAGACACGCATGCGTTCCCCGCCAGACAGCACGATTGGGCATTGCTAACTTAACAGCGTGTTTCAGAAAACTGACGCTATTTTTCGCATGGATGCCTCGTCTCGTCGGCTCGGCCTCAGGATGTCGATGACTTGACCGTGTCGGTCGAAAGCTCGCCAGAGATCGAACGGCTTGCCCTCGATTTTGATAAGGACTTCGTCAAGATGACACCTATCGACAGGTCTGGGGCGACGGCGACGAAGTTGGTTGGCGCCAGCTTGGGGTAAATTTCGGCACCACTGCCGAATTGACTCGAGGGCGACCTGGATGCCGCGTTAGAGCATCATTATTTCGATGTCGCGGAAGCTGAGGGCGCAGGAATCTTAGAGCCAAAACCAGTAGAAGATGATTTCTGCCGGGAAGCAGTGGCGTTGGTAAGAGATAGTGCTCAACGGGCAAGGGTCTCGCGAACCGAGACACCGGGCAACATGGATAAGTTGTAAATCCCGCCAATTTGTCAAGGAATTTTTCGGCAAATTTCGGTGCGCGATCCGCCAGCGCAATTGACCCAAACCTTACTCAGTCCTGCGTGAGTCATAGGGTAACTTAAACGGTATAGGACGATATCGAACAGCCACGGATTTAGGACCATGAGCAACGACGCGATCGCACCTACAACGCTTGATATTCTGGTCGTCGACGACCACGAAATGATGCTTGACGGTACGGTCGGCGCGCTGCAAGCGGCCTACCCTGACGCTACCTTGCGTCGCGCTCAAACAACCACAGCGGCGCGCGAACAGCTGACTGCCGCCGAACCCAATCTTGCAGTTGTTGATTTATCGCTGCCGAAAACACCCGACGACACCAGCCAGGTTGATAACGGACTGGAGTTGTTGCGGTCGCTCTTGCAAGATTTTCCGCAATTAAACCTTGCCGTGCAAAGTACTTACGTGAAAGTACTCGTACGGCTCAAGCACGAGATCGACGCGCATCAAGGCGGCTTTACCGTCATCGATAAATCCCTGTCTAAGGACGACATGCTGCTGCGAATCGGTTGGGCATTGCAAGGATTGACCCACACTAAAGACATCCGCGCTATGCAAGCTGGGCTTGAAGTCAAACCAGAATGGCTGGATGTCTTGACCTTTGCCTTTCAAGAAGGTTTACAAGATAAAGCGATCGCTGCCCGCATGCACGTCTCCGAGCGATTGGTGCGACATTACTGGACCAAGCTCCAAGACGCGCTCGACATCTATCCAGAAGATAGTAAAAAAGACGGCAAGAACCTGCGCATCATCACGGAAATTCGCGCCCGCGAGGAGGGTTTAATCAATTGAGACAGCTTCGCCGGCGCGCGCTCCTCACGTGGCAGGGCACTCAGCGCGCGTTGCAAGCGACCCTGCCGTGGACCACCCACCTCGCTCGCCAGCCAGGGTTTTACGCGCTCGCCTGCGTGCTGGCGCTGCGCGCGTCCGGCGCGTTGCAGGGTCTTGAGTGGCGCGCACTCGATTACACGCTGCGTTGGCGTCCGGCCGAGCCAACGAGCGATCGCGTGTCGATTTTGGCGATCGAGCAAGCGGACGTCGAGCGCTTGGGCGAACACCCGCTACCGGCTGAGGCGATCGCGCGTGCGATCGAAGAACTCCAGCGCTATGAACCGTTAGTTGTAGGGCTCAGCGTGCTGCAGCGCGACATCGACACCCGCAGTCCGGTTGGGAGTAGCAACTTAGCCGAAGTCCTCGCCAGCCACTCGAACGTTGTAGCTGTGGAAAAGGTATTGCCGCCGTTAATTGAAGCCCCATCCAGCGTTCCGGCCGAGCGAGTGGGCTTTGTTGATATTCTGCTCGATCGCGACAACCACTTGCGGCGCATTCTGCTGGGGACGCCAAATCCTAGCGGGCGCGGCACCTACGAATTCGCCCTTTCGATCCGCCTCGCACAAGCCTATCTGGCACCGTTGGGCATCGAGCTCTCTGCCGGACGGCGCAACCCAGCAGCTATGAGCTTTGGCGACACCGAAGTTCCTTACCTAACGCCGAACTTTGGCGGCTACCGGGATGTAGATGACGGTGGCGTGCAAACCTTGCTCAACTATCGGCGATCGCCACAACCCTTTCGAGAGTTTTCCCTTGACGACCTGCAGTCCGAGCGGGTCGATCCCGATTGGATTCGCGATCGCGTCGTGATCGTCGGCGTTACGGACCCACGCTACAAAAACACCGTCCAAACTTTAGCCGTCCGGGGTTTGAATGCCACCCCCGGTTTGATTGACGGCGTGGAAGTTCAAGCTCACGCCACAGAACAATTGCTGGCTGCCACCCTTGACGGTCGCCCGTTGCTGCGCTCTTTGCCAGAGGGTTGGGAATACGTCTGGATTGTCGGCTGGGGCGTTCTGGGTGCGGTCCTCGGCCGGCGGCACTTGCACTCGAGCGGCGCGATCGCTCGAACTCTTGCCTACATCGGGCTGGCAAACGCGGTCGCAATCGGAGCAAGTTATGGGTTGTTGCTGTGGGGCGGTTGGTGGTTGCCCGTGGTGCCGGCCGTAGCTATCTTGACCGTCAATGGAATTGGATTGAGTTCTTTTGCCATTTTCCAACACAGTCGCGACCTGCACATGCGCGTCAGCGAACGCGAAACGGTCATCGATCGCACTTTTAACGTTATTCATAATGGTCCGCTGCAGCGCTTGGCTAACCTCATGCGCAGTGCGCGCGATCGCGAGCTGCCCAAAGATTATTTAATCGACGAGCTCAGCAGCCTCAACCGGGAGCTGCGCCAGCTAAGCGAGGCGCTCGAACTCGATCTGCTCGGCCAGGATGAGAGCCTCCTGCTGGGCAGTGGTGCCAAACTCGACCTCCGCCTTCCCGTCCACGAGCTCTTGTACGAAGTTTACAGCCGCACGTTAGAGCGCGAGTTTCCCGGTTTTGCCACCCTGCGGGTCAAGGTTCGCGCCTTCGATCCGCTCGACGATAGCGGGATCGCTGTCGATCGCAAGCGCGGGTTGTGTCAGTTCCTCGAAGAAGCCTTATGTAACGTCGGCAAGCATGCCTGCGGTGCTACGCAGCTCAAAGCGATCGGCAAACAGCACGAAGACGGTTGGTACGTTCTCGGCATTCGCGACAATGGACCCGGCATTTGCTCCGACCGCAATGGGCAGGGCACCAAGCAAATTTTGCGGCTCAAAGCCGACCTCAACGGCACGTTCAAACGAGAATCTTGCCAACCCAAAGGCACGCTCTGCGAGTTAAGTTTCCCCATTCGCCAGCGCCGGCCCCTCTGGCAGCTGCCCAGAGCATCCCCTAGCGTCCGACCCGGTTAGAGGGGGCAGGCACGCGTTGCCGAAATGATTAGACGCGCAACATGCATACAGTCCCCACCCTCAACTGACTTAGTTTTTAACATCCATCGCCGGTCTTATCCCAAATTTGAAGGTACTCGCAATGATTGCACTCCGACCGATTCAATTAGGAAGCATCCTCGCCGTTAGCTGTTTCTTTGGCATCACCCTCGCAGTCGCACTGCTGCAGGCAAAGTACGTTCCTTCCTTCGTCCAGCGCCTGTCCAGCGACAGTCGCACCACTACTACGGCCCTGGCTCGCCCAACAACTAAGCTTGCAGAGTACGTGCCACCGGAAGGTCAAAAGCCGCCTCAGGACGACGGTTCGACAACGACGGCGTAACCCACGCAGAGCATTTTTCGTGCTGTGTTCTCAGCCACTTGTCTATCAGGCATCCAGAAGTCACTCGCGTTTCGGATCCCGGAACGCGAGTTCGACGTGCGCTAGACTGAGCGCACGAATCCTAAACCCGGCGGTATTAGTTGCGATCGCGCAGCTCGCTCGGAAACAGAACTATCAAGCCTTTTTAAATCCATAGAGAAACTCTTTAAAATTGCGAGCTAAATTGCAAGAAATTGCGAGGCTTTAGCGTATTGGCAGCAGAAATACTCATGCGGCCGTGCCGACCTTCAGTCTTGAGCGAATGAATCGAGTGGCCCCATAGTGATTAAGTCGGCATGTACGGTGGTTGAGTCGGTCAGGGCCTACATCCCACACGCCTGCTGCAATTGCGCTATGAATTCCGGGTAAGATATCGCCACGGCTTCCGCACCGCCGATTGTCGTCGTACCCTTCGCTAGCAGCGCCGCGATTGCCAAGCTCATTGCAATGCGGTGGTCGCCAAAGGAATCCACTTCTGCTCCTCGCAATGGCGCGCCCCCTTCGATCTCCAAACCGTCCGGCAGCTCTGTTATCCGCGCGCCCAGTCGCGCCAGCTGCGAGGCAGTCACTGCCAGGCGATCGCTTTCCTTCACCCGCAACTCTGCCGCATCTTCGATCGTGGTTTTCCCCGTTGCCGCCGTTGCTGCCACTGCCAGAATTGGAATTTCGTCGATGAGAC
The nucleotide sequence above comes from Rubidibacter lacunae KORDI 51-2. Encoded proteins:
- a CDS encoding class I SAM-dependent methyltransferase; protein product: MPGKVQEFASRFAEFADRLASQRFYNYPFGVSPRAEASTYREIWLAAKQNNCPAIDRLEASQGYSIDKDWMDELALLTQVVIKKSDICYQHGRILYAVLSSYVAASQYDSVNIVETGTARGYSSLCMAKALHDAGQPGKIFTFDILPHDVEMYWNCIADDKGSMSRAELLKAYEQLVNNYIVFIQGDTQMQLRKVFVPRVHLAYFDGTHTYEYVLSEFGHIVDKQKSGDIAVFDDYTPELFPGVVKAVDEICATQGYSKEVLTVSEQRGYAIARKK
- a CDS encoding FAD-dependent oxidoreductase, yielding MPGLFCTVRQRAAISLTLAIAALSGQQPRTLAVTASTQTIECDILIVGGGLAGAAAAYEALLAGREVCLTEITDWVGGQISSQGTSALDERATQRSRLFFPRGYLDFRDRIEDEYGELNPGDCWVSASCFIPADAHAILLEQLRDAEDRGDGTLRWFPSTVAKEIDLVTNPDAPTAGGSLIASVTAIQHAPAPGTPPLNSEPLSQIIEDAYRYEDSDRLTKTVVQFIPPAGAAPRDWIVIEATETGELIGLADIPYRLGIDALSHLEPSSASTENDPYCTQGFTYTFAMEATEEPQIHDIPDFYTQYAPYFSYELERLANFDLVFTYRRIWSPEDGPEATFGGIGFSEPTPGDISMQNWTWGNDYRPGRAEDNLIYTREQLRADGQLAPGGWLGGLRTATLQRGEEHAFAYFYWLVAGTTDSQLGEGVKQLHPNYRFVAGFDAPMGTAHGLSKYPYIREGRRIIGRPAPAYPNGFTIWEVDLSRQGYDDEYYRQTLPPEMYRRLQTELSGRNLLAILSGEMAPEDAAKRTRSRIYADSVGIGHYAIDFHPCMTESPPEKPGNTEREGERQGAGQAYPFQIPLRATIPQEIDNLLVAGKSIATSHIAAAAYRVHSFEWSSGAAVGTTAAFALETGILPYEIMDSDGFGRDAPVQQLRYRLQSNGNPIAFPDTSIFNEDWDDWR
- a CDS encoding FAD-dependent oxidoreductase, whose product is MQFPNQPAIRPPFAVFAIWAFAVGFAVGCRTVPMSSTDELPEPDAIASEETARDTAPERPRVLPNGRPRLEPLPVAEEVWECQVVVIGGSLGGVAAATHAMHSGAQTCTIERSPWFGGQISSQGVAAIDESLTMRALQNFSQSWQAFKDAIARRPVRVPSDVTLPDSTRVADVNSCWVGDLCFPPEAGAAAAISVLEDAATRSPNSRWGARIAFKGAEFDAAGREIAAIYAVRRVPSNPDRIPSGRLSQELYAWYAWTSDDTFEKIPLYLQPPPGERMLVIDATDTGEFVGWADIPYRLGSESVATTGEVHASDRDNPACTQAFTYPFALAIRDDGGRSRDALAHEPLAFSADEHRRSFKLHGYPFFAGRSFFHYRRGFSVTRNDPNTGMPARGDRTLVNWNGGNDWGAMDPPLLLDAEAIAAAGQQQNWFGGMSVDALRHGEQRAFAFAHWLLETHAQPDRPLAYEAGAGSLLGTQSGLSVEPYIREGRRILGRAAYGQSEFQIREADLRRDQPGGRDFSPTTVAVTHYAIDIHGCLYRNGAPSGEASSAPAIETVVRPIAIPLESLIPQGVDNLLIGGKNIAVSHIANGATRTHYGEWSIGAAAGATAGWLIERPDLSPPDALAPEQMTELRQHLQDRGLRDRW
- a CDS encoding DDE-type integrase/transposase/recombinase, translated to MQVALESIRQWCRNLPQAGANQLRRRRPRPVDRCHLDEVLIKIEGKPFDLWRAFDRHGQVIDILRPSRRDEASMRKIASVF
- a CDS encoding response regulator — its product is MSNDAIAPTTLDILVVDDHEMMLDGTVGALQAAYPDATLRRAQTTTAAREQLTAAEPNLAVVDLSLPKTPDDTSQVDNGLELLRSLLQDFPQLNLAVQSTYVKVLVRLKHEIDAHQGGFTVIDKSLSKDDMLLRIGWALQGLTHTKDIRAMQAGLEVKPEWLDVLTFAFQEGLQDKAIAARMHVSERLVRHYWTKLQDALDIYPEDSKKDGKNLRIITEIRAREEGLIN
- a CDS encoding sensor histidine kinase produces the protein MRQLRRRALLTWQGTQRALQATLPWTTHLARQPGFYALACVLALRASGALQGLEWRALDYTLRWRPAEPTSDRVSILAIEQADVERLGEHPLPAEAIARAIEELQRYEPLVVGLSVLQRDIDTRSPVGSSNLAEVLASHSNVVAVEKVLPPLIEAPSSVPAERVGFVDILLDRDNHLRRILLGTPNPSGRGTYEFALSIRLAQAYLAPLGIELSAGRRNPAAMSFGDTEVPYLTPNFGGYRDVDDGGVQTLLNYRRSPQPFREFSLDDLQSERVDPDWIRDRVVIVGVTDPRYKNTVQTLAVRGLNATPGLIDGVEVQAHATEQLLAATLDGRPLLRSLPEGWEYVWIVGWGVLGAVLGRRHLHSSGAIARTLAYIGLANAVAIGASYGLLLWGGWWLPVVPAVAILTVNGIGLSSFAIFQHSRDLHMRVSERETVIDRTFNVIHNGPLQRLANLMRSARDRELPKDYLIDELSSLNRELRQLSEALELDLLGQDESLLLGSGAKLDLRLPVHELLYEVYSRTLEREFPGFATLRVKVRAFDPLDDSGIAVDRKRGLCQFLEEALCNVGKHACGATQLKAIGKQHEDGWYVLGIRDNGPGICSDRNGQGTKQILRLKADLNGTFKRESCQPKGTLCELSFPIRQRRPLWQLPRASPSVRPG